The Arachis duranensis cultivar V14167 chromosome 9, aradu.V14167.gnm2.J7QH, whole genome shotgun sequence genomic sequence tgaaagaaaaaccaCGAGAGTACATACTGTTATCTACTATTTATAGCTATTAGAAAGTTAACCTTACTAAAACCTAACTCAATAtagtaaataaattaactatggTTATGAGGTTATTACTATTGCTAGCTTTAACCTCTAACCAAAACAAGCTTTTCTATCATTCTAACTAAAGTTACAAAAATGAATACtatcaaaaaattattcaacCATAATCAGTTACAGCTTGCTTTTGTGGGCCATTAGATACCAGCTTAATATCATCTCCAACAGGAGGAATGCTCATTGGGAAATGAACTCCACTCTGCGAGATCACTAGTATCCCATTTTATTGTCGGGGCATTGGCTTATCCATGTAATCTAATTCAGCTTATTGACGAAAatgacaaatttaattttgcTAAGACCGACAATTTTGTTAAGGAGATGGAGTAATGGAAGCAAAGCAAGCAAAGGAGCTTGAGGGAGAGAGAGTTCAAAGAGAACAAAGAAGGCGAAGAGGGTGTTtgtgggttttttttttgtcattcttAAATTTGGGACTTTGAAAGTATCaatatttgtctttaaaatGTATCAACATTTGCTATTTATTATGAGCCAATACAACTCACATAATCAAATTTAAGaatatattgaaaaatattttgttaattctaacatattttaaacagtaaaagtttaattataaaattatatttggttttaagaatttaattataaatttttaaagtatagggacaaaattgtaattttattaaagtatAGAAATTAActgtgtgatttaatttattattaaaaatcaaacaaattttttaaaaatggatATAAATGTAAGTATGTAAAAATTACTTACAAATACTTGAGTGCatgatattaaattagttatgcaaaaaatattagtgaataaaataattatgacataaatatattatatagtaaaaaaattacatacaaaatataaaagtatagtTTAAAATTCTGGATGCAAGATTACAACTCGCTCTTTTGTATTTGTCTTAGACTGGAGCTATCCACTACATCTTCAACTTTGATATATAACTTTAGAAGAATGTCAAGTGTACCTGAAACACCggtattttaattgttttaaccgttaatctgaattataaaaaatatatataatatatattaattgaaatcaACGGTTAAAACAAATGAAATACGGGTATTCCAGGTACACTTGAAATTTTTTCTATAACTTTATATGTTGCTACTTCGGATTTTGGCAATGATAGTTAAACATCATTGAAAACAAGCATAAACCTAAAAAATTAGGTAACAAATCTTCACATGTCAATTCTACTAGACATTTGTAGGCCATTAGAGATATTCACTTACTCCTAAAATGATCCAAATTCACTAAAGTACAAAATTTTAACTTACTAACACTATTTTGTATAACAAACTCATCCAACTAGTCTGTCACATATAAATGTTACTCCATCAATAGAACTTTCATCGATTCAGGTATTTGGatacaaaacatataaataaattgttGGAATTTTCACATAATTCGAGATTATCCATATTAAAtcattaagaaataaaatacttgAATGCGGAAGCGTACTTGAATTCATAAACATGAATCATACAATTGGAAGAGTTTGGATCTTGTGGTTCTTTCGATCTTCTTCAACCAAAACCTTCTGTTTTCCTAGGCGGCTGAATTGCAACTCTTCTGATGGGAAAAGAGCACAAAAGCGGCTTTGGTATATTGGGGACCGAAACCCTGAAggcactatttatatttgagcatggcTCCCATTAAACCCTGAAGCCCAAATAAAACAGTATCTAAagtccaaaagataatatatctaaaattcaaaagataattatctaaagaacaaaagataatatctggttttattctcatttaattctaaatcaaaagtaattgtgacttattcaatttagcatttataataataaatgagatcaccattatataagtcatttaatttgaaatagcataatttgtgattataattaatagatgtattgcccacaaacaaattagaaaattaaataatttcctaacaatctcCCACTTGGGCAATACATATATTCTTTCTTGACATAATCACATCTTATAAACTTTATGCGCGCATTTGAATGCTATTTCCCTTATTACTTTAACAATCTGGTCCGTCTCATACATTAGATATGGAACTACTGCAGCTTTTATCACATTAATGTCGTGATTGAACCACGACAATCACCATCCTAATATACTTAATGACATAAATCAAATTTGGTTGAGTAATATGGAAATTACATGCCAAGTGATTTCATGCATGTCTATTTCCAACTAGTCCAATGTTAAAACTTTATtgagatcaaacacaaaagaaatgttgcaaaatgaacatttctcataacatgaaataaaccataaacttaATTCTACAGaaaaaataactcaatatctgtcataggacatatagcataaaataaacTCACACTAAACCAACGCATCACAAATATTGACATCCATCCGAGCAGTGTCCTCATGAAAGACTTTAGGGATCAATTCCTTGGTTAATGAGTCTGCTAGCATATACTTTGTTCCTATATGTCCTATAGAAATCTATTTTTCTTAAACTTTCTCCTTGACAACTAAGAACTTGATGTCTGTATGTTTCGATTTTGTCAAACTCTTATTGTTATTAGAGTACAGTACTGCTGACtcacaaaatatctttaatgatttttcaaTGCCATCTACTATATGAAGCTCAATGACAAAGTTTCGCAACCATATGCCATAAAATTGGAATCAGAGTACCCAATGATCTCCAAATTTTCTGATCTCCGATAAGTAAGTATGTAATCCTTTGTTCTCTTTAGATAACGCATTACGCGTTTAACAGCTATTCAATGGTCTATGCCTAGATTGCTCAAGTATCTACCCAACACTCCCACTATAAATGATAAATCAGAATATGTGCAGACTTGAGCATACATTAAATTTCCTAGTGCtaatgcataaggtttatcaTGCATTGCTATCTTTTCAAGATCATTTTTAGGGCATTGCTTGAGACTAAACTTGTTTCCTTTAGCTACGGGTGTGTCCATTGGTCTATAATTTTCCATGCCATATCTACTTAAAATCTTTTTGATATAATCCTTTTGTGATAATCCAAGAATACCTTGAGAGCAATCTTTTAGTATCTTGATTCCTAATACAAAAGAGACATCATCAAGAATTTTCATTTCGAATTTGTTCAATAGGAATTTCTTAGTTTTATGCGACAAGCCTATATCGTTACTGGCAAGtagaatgtcatcaacatataaaactaaaaatatgtatttactCCCACTGAACTTGCGGTATACACACTCATCTATAATATTTACCTCAAAATCATATGAGATAATGACTTGATTAAACTTGTGATACCATTAACAGGAAGCTTGTTTGAGACCATAGATGGATTTTCTCCTTTCTCTGTTGGATCTCCTTAATGACACTTCTTGAGGTTGTTGAGCTTGTTGTATGGATTGGGATTGAGGAAGATTCTTATTATTTTCCTGTGCTGTAGCAGTATCTTGAGCAATAATGATATTCTCATTGTTCTCTTGTACTGTAACTAGATCTACAATAGGATTTTCATTGTGCTCTTGTGCTATAACCGTATCTTGAACAATAATAGGTGCAAAGACCTTATCATTATCAGTTATAGAATCCTCATCAAAAGTAATATTCCTAATATTTTCTTTCCTCCAAACTCAACATCCTCAAGAAATCTCGCATTTTCCATTTCAAAATCAGACCTTGATGCAGGATTGTGCTTAGCGTAACCAACAAAGTAGCAACTAATTGTTCTTGAGTCCAATTTTCTTTCATGTGACCTATAAGATTGTGCCTTAGCTGGACATCCCCAAATATGCAAAAGCTTTATACTGGGCCTTTTTCCAGTCCGAATTTCATTAAGGGTTTTATTGACTGCTTTGCTTGGCACCCTATTAAGGATGTATACTGCGGTCTTTAAGGCTTCTCCCCAGAGTGATTCAGGCAAGGAAGAATGACTAATCATACTTCTTACCATGTCCTTAAGAGTTCGGTTCCTTCGCTCTGCAATACTATTCATGCTAGGTTTTCCTAGCATGGTGTATTGCGGAACAATACCACACCCTTCTAGGAAAAGAGCAAAAGGCCCGGGACGTTGCTCACCTGAACCGTCATATCTTCCATAGTATTTACCACCACGATCAGATTTGacagctttaattttctttccaagttGAAGTTCAACTTCAGCTTTGAAAGACTTAAAAACATCCAAGGCTTGAGacttttcatgaattaaatatagataCCCGTAACGAGAGTAATCATCTATGAACGTAATAAAGTACCATTGTCCATTCCAAGAGACAGTAGGGAATGAGCCACATATATCTGTATGTATCAGTTCTAAGACATCTTTAGCTCTATCGGCACCTAATTTTCTTTCGTTTGTCTTTTTTCCATTTTATGCACTCAATGAAGACTTCAAGAATTCTATCTGACACGAGCCTCTGAATTCTCTGTTTAGAGATGTGACATAGGCGTTTGTGCCATAATAGTTCCGAATTCTTATTTAGTTTTCGTTTTTACCCATTTGcagtattttattattataggaatttaagTCAAGTCTATATAGATTATCCACCAAATGACCAGAgcaaatattatttgaattatagaAAAGACTGACTTTATTGTCTCCGAACGAACAAAAATAACCTGATTTGTCCAAACAAGAAACAGAAACCAAATTCCGTCTAAATGACGGTACATAAAATGTCTCTAATAAATCCAAGTAAAATCCACTCGTGGAACATAATCTAAAGGTTCCTATAGCTTTGATTGCAACTATATTGCCATCTGCCACATAGATGTATCTTTCAACATCACTTGGCGATTGGCTCCATAGGCAACCTTGCATAGTAACACTTACATGAGTAGTAGCAGCAGAGTCTACCCACCAAGTATCAATAGGTGCATAACGTAAACTAGCCTCAGAAGAAACGGGTTGAAACTTGATCCTGTTTCTTAGCATTTTTCTGCTGAAAAGACACATCCGCAGTAGTATCACGCTTTCTTTTATACTGAGAAGATAAAGCCATGTGAGCACTTTCAGTCTTATCTTGCTGTAgcctctcttcttcttgcaTACAGTGAGATATAAGCTCATTTAAGGACCAAGTGTCTTTTAGAGTGTTATAACTCACTTTGAATTGCCCAAAGTGTACAGAAAAGGAAATCAAAATGAAATGCACGAGTAAATCTTCAGACAACTCTAACTTTAGTGCTTTCAATTTTGAAGCAAGATGAGACATTTCCATAATGTACTCCCTTATGTTCCCTTTACCTTTATACCTCACAGAGACAAGATTGCTCAAAAGACTACTTGCCTCcgccttttcattcttagtaaaGAATTTTTTCAACATTCTTTAAGAACTGTTTGGCATCTTTATCCTCAGTAATTGAGCCCCGAAACGTCTCAGGAATTGAACATTTCATGATCATAATACTCATTCGATTGGATCTCTCCCACTTCTCTATTTAACCTCGTTGAGGTTTTTCGAAGTGGAGGTGGGTTTCTCCTCTCGAAGAGCTATATCTAGATCCATACAACCGAGGACAATCTCCACGGTATCCttccaaactttaaagtttgaacCATTCAGCATAGGAATACTACTAATTCGTGCAGAAACATTGGTAGCTAAAGCCATAGTTTCTagattagaataaaaaatatgcagtaaacattagttaaataatgggaaaaaaattcagattgaAATATCTAAaacaacattaattttcaatctttggatagaaaaattaactgtaagtgatactctcattgcagtaatcaaatattgtcaaaattcTTGTCACACATTAAGCTTTTCTTTAGACCGACTTAATACGCACATGAAAACTTAAACTTTGTAACCTATTTATTACcacatatattttctattaattggccaaacaataacctttctttgggccgattattgactgcataattaataaaaaataaacaaaagtgttcAATAGTTATTATTtggccaaacaataaacttTGTTTAGGTCGATTATTGTCCGCATAAATAATAAgcattaatttattctttatttgttACCCAAACATGTATTTACCATCAATATGTGTATGTAATTCGGCCAAATATAGACCTTTCTTTGGGCAGACCAATATTCGCATGAATTACATATCAACATGTTCCTAATGTtgtaaataaatcaatttttacaAAAGAGACTACTTTGACAGCATAATGTtcaattaatttatttcaaaatcaaatctttataaaatagaTGGTATAATAATTCAAATTGTTACCAATTTCCTTAtgtaacaacaaaaaatacttaaattccaaaaaaaattaaatctaatggTGTCTTTTGAGACCTTAAAGAAAAGCATGATTATAATTCATGTGCTAAAAATTTTTGATCCgttaaaatcaaaatcaataattataattcaatatatgcaaaacataaaaaaaacataattttgcCAAAAGAATGAATTCATATACACTGGTAtagaaaaaagataaacaaacgAAAAACCttcctttttcttaaaaaaaattgaatttaaatcatattgcatataaaaaaaactttacaGTAAGTATGCTCTTCATATATTATTTGTGTATTCTTCATGTATTCTTTGTGTACTCTTTCAGTTTTATTAACACGTCTTACACAATTCAAAAGCAGCACATATTTGAATCTAATTTCACAAACTCAAATcaagattcaaattcaaataaaaaaatttataattttttaatgatttaatcaTAGAtgactctgataccacttgttgaaattttcacaaaattctCTAACCCAAAGATTATCCATATTAAAtcattaacaaataaaatatttgaatgcGGAAGTGTACCTGAATTCATAAACATGAATCATACCATCGGGAGAGTTTGGATTTTGTAGTTCTTTCAATCTTCTTCAACCAAAACATTCTATATTCTAAGCGGCTGAATTGCAACTCATGAAAAAGAGTACAAAAGCAGCTTTGGTATATTGAGGACCGAAACCCTGAAggcactatttatatttgagcatggcaCCTATTAAACTCTAAagtccaaataaaatagtatttaaagtccaaaagataatatatctaaaatccaaaagataattatccaaagaacaaaagataatatctggttttattctcatttaattctaaatcaaaagtaattataatttatttaatttagcatttataacaataaatgaaattaccattatataaattatttaatttaaaataacataatttgtaattataattaatatatatatatatattgttcacaaataaattaagaaattaaataattttttaacataaatttaTCTGGCCATTATTTTTTCATGAGTTCCAAGTGATGAACATCTTGTCCTATATACAATGGTGAGCATTGAGaattaattacatatttttctcaaatattttgcAATGGTGAGTTAGAAAATACATACATTTTACAACGCTTCTATGAAAAATTGGGTAACTTCTGTATGCCTCAAATTCTAATAATCTGGTTCAAATTACttgagaatttgaaaaaaaaattcacttacATAATTATATTTGTAACACTTTGATGCGAGTGATTATCTATATATACACATTTCATTTTGTAACAAGGCCTCGTGAAATGTTTTGAATTGTTTAACTACAGCTCGTGAAATGCTTTGAATCGTTTAACTACAGTATAACATTGTGAAATGTACGCTATTATGCATCTATGTCAAAAAAAGTGTTAAAATCtcataaattttatgatttgtagttaataattacttattattagtatttttaataatataaaattatatctaataatatgagattatttattttatttttattagttaaatgatgttaaaattttaataaaaatgctaATCTCTTAGACTTTCTATACGTGAAAACCTTTGTTTATATGTATACAAAAAATACTATATGAAATGTACTCTTATGTTTTTGATTTTGCGtatattaatgtaaaatataaatttctgtactaattttacaataaaatacaaatataaatgacataaaaatataagaacaaaattaataaaataaattaaaataaataaaagaataaactaACATTTTTTATCCACAAATTTTCATAACATTGATAAATTTATCCACCAAAAGacaaaacaaattttatatccATAAAAAATGTATTTCTCTCAACAAAACTacccaaattttaaaaaatattaaaaaattttaaactaccCTTTAACTGAACCTAACCTAATCTAATCATATTTCACTTTCAATTTCCAATCTtcctctatcttcttcttgtagGTTTCAATAAAGTCATCACATGAATCATAGTTGAATACACCAGATGACTCTTAAAGGTTCCATTATCTTCCATCTCCATCACTTTTCtcttcaaattattattattattattattattattattattattattattattattattaaaaaatgattaaaatattattttattattttattaatattattacttttagaggatttttttattattattattcactttttcaaaaaaatactactaacttatttttcttgttggTGTAATGAGGATGATGATGCCATGATGATGTTTTTATTGTGCGCGTCTCTTTTAAATTAGTGTTGGTTGTGTCTCAGATAAAGGCtgagaattataaaaaaaatcttaaaacttTATATCTATTGAAGAACAATGGCGTTGCTGCTACAACCTTTTTATAAGAAGAACAAGAACCTAATTCCTCTAAGATGTGATAACGATGAGGATCATGGAAGAAAGTAAGGTCATCATAAGAACCTAATTCTTCCAATgtatgatgatggtgatgagggtcataaaagaaaataaggtcATAAGAAGGAGGCATAGTAGCCATACTAAATGGATTTGGTAGAAGGAGAAAGCATTGATTatgtgaagaagaaggattagaaaaatccaaaaaaaaaaatggagacGGAGAAGGACAACAAGAAGTAGAGAAGGTGTTAGCTGTGGAATAGGGATAGAATTGGGATTATGTTAGGTTAGGTTATGTTAGAGGGTAAGTTaagaattttgaataattttttagaattggaATAATtttatcgaaaaaaaaaagtcaatctTTTATAggtataaaattagttttttttttatataagtaaATTTATTAGCATTCTAAACATTCATAAgtaaaaatagtagtttatcttaaataaaaataaaagataaaacaagaCAAAGAATTAGAACTTACCTTTTGACGACAAGTAGCGAGTGAAATGACTTAAAAGCGAGAGAGAGAGGAGTGAAAGTTAAACGTGATGTTAGGAACAAGTGAAAATTTTCTTACATTTATAAGAAGGATCACACTAGGGATAGAGCTATACTTTTTTATTGGAAAGagtcaacataaaaaaaacataactaAATAAGAGGTCAAAAACTAAGATTAAgggggtaaaaataaaaaatttcacatgtAATTAATTTGGGAGAGGACATCTTTAGGCTGCACAAGACTCCGCTCTTGGATCACACTATGATCGGGTCAAATTCTCGATCTACCCTACTCCATATCAAATCAAGCGATACTTGATTATTAGAATTAACAAGTATAATTATCCGTGCCATacacgtgataagattgaaattataattttaaatttttttaaaaattattttgaattataataatttgattaataaaaaaataacatgttatgcattgtttgtttttttaatttagtattaattgGATTAACTTTAAAATAGCTATTAATCAGTTTTAATAAtctactttttttaataaatcagatATATATACTGAAtatgatcataaataatatagtaatagttaAATTCACCAACAAATATATTAGCTATTATCTCActataaaacaaatttaaatataaatgttaTTAGCACTTATAAATCCATAAAATCGCACtgtctttaattcatgcaagggtttacttatcaaataaacttaaaaatggACCTAGTATCACTTGAAAGAATTATGGAAAATAATAAACTTACCTTATTATCCATGAGAACTATTTCTATGTAAGTCgtattgttcttgtcaaatttaaaTGGAACTACTTTTCATAatcttatatattaattttattgaataattctctctctctctctctctctatatatatatgttactggttattaaaaacatttaaatcacatgtattaattatttttttgttataattattttattttatatatatgattattttttattctacaatcgtgcaatatttttttattttttatattcctATATATTCCTCAATTCCAGTCCCATTCataattaacaatttttttttataatagtgatgttttaatttttcgttATCCTTTTTTCAcgtatctttctttttattcttaaatagtgatgttttaatatttttttctttttttaaatacatttttcttaataattacattattaatctgaaatataaaataaaaaaagtgataCATATATCCaaggaaaaaaaaacttaaaaatcagaaaaaaagaatttttatattaaaaaatataaaaataatatattaaaaaagaatagtcgtaatatataaattgagtcaacaatttaaatttctctaaaactaatttaatcaaataccaatattagaaataaattacttaaataacaTTTAATCTATTCTAGTCCTTATATGTGTATAGATTAGAGTCATTGTCGTAACGACAACCGACTGAAACAACATCGTAAGTTCAATTCGAATATTTAGAATTCGTGTAAATTCAGACCattcccttgttctttaaaaacCTTCTGTATCCTTGATAGAGTTGAATTGCAATTCCTTTTATGGAAAAAGAGTTACGAAGGTGGCTTTGATGTGTTGGAGACCAAAACCCAT encodes the following:
- the LOC107466477 gene encoding uncharacterized protein LOC107466477, producing MALATNVSARISSIPMLNGSNFKVWKDTVEIVLGCMDLDIALREEKPTSTSKNLNENEKAEASSLLSNLVSVRYKGKGNIREYIMEMSHLASKLKALKLELSEDLLVHFILISFSVHFGQFKVSYNTLKDTWSLNELISHCMQEEERLQQDKTESAHMALSSQYKRKRDTTADVSFQQKNAKKQDQVSTRFF